The Vibrio tapetis subsp. tapetis genome segment GACTGACAAGTGACCTGAGCGATTTCCTTAATGGCTGACTGCAAATCTCCTACCGTTATGACCATATTTTGCAACGCATTATTTTGTGCATCTAGGCTATGATTCGTTTGATCTGCGGCACTTTTGCTCGTCTCGGCAGTGCGATAAAGCGTTTGGCAATTATTAGTGACGGAGATAAGTGATTCACGGGTATTCTCTATGACCAGATTCAGTTGCGAAGCAATTAGCTTCATTTCCTGAGGCCCTCTTAGCTCGGCAACGTGATCGAATTGGTGGTTATTCAGTGAGGCCATGGGCTTTGTGATCGCTAATAACCCCTTTTTTAGCCAACGACGTAATCCAAGCGCAAATACAAAGATCATCAGAACCATCGCCAAAGTGCCTACAGAAAGTAGGTAAGCAATGTTGTTTATCTCACTTGAAACGGTCACCTTACTTCCGTCCATAAGGCGTTCTGCTTGTTGTGACAATGCATTGAGCAAACCAATGGTGGCTTCTACATCTCGGCCTGCAATCTTCAATGCTGCTTTTTGTTGCTCGACAAGTTCAATTTTTGAAAGCAGTAACTTCAGTACTCCATTTTCTGAAAAGCCTTGCTTTACCATGTCGTAAGGAGCCGTGAGGCTCGCGAACTCTGCAGCGTCGGGATACCACACAATAAAGTCATCGTACGCGAGTTCTATGCCAGCAAGCCGATTTCTCATTTCTCGATAGGAAACTTGCGCTTTGTCCTTATCGTTTTCCATAAGAAGCATCAAGAATGTGCTTTCCATTGAACTCGCACTGGCAATAAATCGACTCGCCGCATCCGCTGCTGCTGGATTTTCGTCAATAAAAAATAGACTCACGCGATTCATCTCTGGACCAATAGAGCTTAAGCCATAACGAAATCCCGGAACGATTTCATCTAACTGAGTTTGAGTTGCCAAGATTTGTTGTTGCAATTGAAGGACTGATGCCGCTTTGTTGGCTAAACCGTCTAAATGATCACTCAACGCATTTTTTTGTGCCGTTGTTATAACCTTAGAAAATTGTGATGATATGTCGAACAGCTGCTTCAGTTGAGTGTCGGCTAATTGTGCTAAGCCTTTATAATTTTGAGCTATGCTTGAAAGTTCATTGGGTGAATCTGACCCCATTCCCAAGTTCAACATTTTTACTTGAGTCAGAACATTTTGAGTTAAATTTGCGTTATTTGTTGAAAGTGGTAGGGTTTTATTAGCTAATACAGAAAACTGTTCTCCGACCCGTTCGATTCCTTTAACACCAATGTATGACAGCCCAGACACGAGCAAAATAATACTAAAGAACACCATTGAGCTGATTTGTATTACAGAAAGGGAAAATCCAATTTTTTTTAAGTTACGCATCCATTATCCTACATAAGCCGCTGGCTAAGTGAGTATTAACAGGGATACTACGTACTTTTCATGACATTTATATTTCTTACGCGCAGGTACAAAGGCATGAATAATCAGCTATTTACAACAATATCAATAATAGGCGTTATTTGGTTCTTAAACGGCTGTTCAAACACACCTGAAAATAGCTCGTATGCTAATAGCACAGGCTCATTCCCTACAGTGCAAACAGATCATGCGATGAAAAAAATCTACAACGAATGGAATGGGGTGCCTTATCGCTGGGGGGGAACAAACAAATCAGGGATAGATTGCAGTGCGTTTACCCAAATTGTCATGTTGGAATATAGCCAAACAAACTTGCCAAGAACGACACATCAACAAGTGAATGTGGGCAGTAAAGTAGCCTATAGCAAAGCAAAAGTAGGTGATTTAGTATTCTTTAAAGTGAGCCGCAAACAAAACCACGTTGGCGTCTATATTGGGGGCAATGAATTTATGCACGCATCTACATCAAAAGGAGTCATCATTTCAAGATTAGATAACCCCTATTGGGCGGATGCATTTTGGCACTTTCGAAGAGTCAATTAGTCGTTTGTTGCCTAGTTTTATGTCGATTGATCGTCAATCGCTTAATCGTACGTTGCTACGGCAGAATCAAATAAGTTTTTAACCAGTGCAATGTACTCATCTAAAAACATAATTTGCTCGTTGGTCGCTTTTTTCATCCACGCACCGGCGAGTACTTCTCCCAAGTCTTCTGCTACAGAATCGGCTTCTTTTAGTAACTGAAATCTCACGCTTGAATGAAGCTCTGGATTTTGCTCAAATAAAGACATGATATTCGTTACGATCAAGTCGGTCGCAACATCTTCAATACTCTCGTCACCAGTATCGCCTTCTGCACGAGCAAAAATATCTAAATTCATTGTAAGATGCTCAATAAGAGCCAGATAGCCATCGGTTTCTACTACCACTATTTATCTCCACCTGTTGGTGTATTAAATTTCTATACTAGTAATATTATGCTAAGTCTCAACATATTGACACATCGATTTGTCGCTACTCATCACTTTCTTCGAAGATTGTAGACCGATTTCTTCCATTTTGTTTCGATGAGTATAACGCTTTGTCTGCAGATTCTAGCCATTGAAGGTAATTTCGCATCGTTGGCTTGTATTCACAGATCCCTAAGCTAATCGTGTAAGTAATTTGTTCACCGTCGGTATCAACAAGAGATTGTTCTATTCGGAGCCTTAATCGTTCGGCAAAAAACAGCGCCTGTTCAGACGAAGTGTTAGGGAGTAATGCGGTAAATTCTTCACCGCCATAACGACCACAGCTGTCCCCTTGCCTAGCGGTCTTCTTTAATAGATAAGCTGTATTTCTAATGACACCATCACCGGCGCTGTGACCATAAGTATCGTTCACCTTTTTAAAGAAATCGATATCAAAAATCACTAAGGTCGCCGTTGAAGATAACGTCTCACATTGGCTGAATTGTTCACTCAAACATAGTTCCCAGTGAGCTCTATTGTAAAGCCCCGTTAGGCCGTCTGTTCGGCTTAAATGACTGAGCTTCTGATTAGATTCACGTAAATGAAGTTTTTTCTTAGCAATATCAGAGACATCGTGAATCATTAGGCATATATGAGTAACTTCGCCATCCAGCGACTGCAACGGCATAAATACAATGTTTTGATACATCACTGATGCGCCATTTGATACCGGAGAAAAATTATTAAACTTGAAAAGATACTCTCTATCTTCCCACGATGAGAACCCTCTCATTTTTAATTTCTGAGTCGCATTCATTTTGGCTTTTAACCAATGACAGGGTAAGTCGGGGAAAAAATCAAACACACTTTTTCCAATGATAAACTCGGCTTCAATACCGCTGTACGAACGCATAAAGCTGTTCCATGTACAGACATTGAAATCAAGATCTAGAACAACCAACCCGGTGTCCATGTTATCCATTATTTGTAGCGCCATATGAAACTCGGCGATTTCAGCATTAACTTGGGTCATTTAAAAACTCTCCATTACACGCTTTATTGCACCAACAGAGAGAGGATCGACTAAGAACAATACCTCACACTCAAAATCTGCGTTTTCAGCGACATAGGTATATTCAACCGTAAAAATCTCTTCGTATTGCCCTAGCCCTATTGAATTGATCTCTTGGTGAAAATAGTCGATGACTGATGGCTGTCTGAGCGAAAATGGAACATTGATCTGCTCACTTAACGAAATTAAGTAAGAAGAAACCAATAGATTTGCGATGTTAAGTACCACCTCGTTAAAGGTGTATTCTCCGACTTTATAACTGAGCTGCTCCCCCATTTTAGGAATGTGCTCGCCACGCATACACACCAACGCCTCACCGTGAATACCACCGCCAACAAACCGTTGTGCGACGGCCACAGAGCCTTCGCGGTGCAACACATCTTCAAGCAGCATAGTGAGTTCACCACAACTTAAAACGCCAACATGAGGGATCGGAATTTGAATAAATTGGCCAAAATGATCAGACAAAATTGCCGCGCCACGACCTAATGCGATGTTTGTGATCTCACGAAACTTAGACAGTGGATCGAGTGATGGTGAAGTAGCAGCATGACTACGTGGATCGTGGTATCTAAGGTTCAGGTTTTCAAATAATGGACGAGCAACGTCAGGCTTGAGGGGTTTTTCAATAAACGCATAAGCTCCTAACTGCATGCATCTATTTTGAGCGGCCAGTTGTACATCACCAGAGACCACAACGACTTTGGTGGGATGGTTCGAGACAGGAAGTGCAGCCAAAACCTCATAGCCGCCCATCGTTGGCATGGTTAGGTCTAAAAAAAGCACGTCGATATTTTGCTCTACTAGAATGGCTAATGCTTCATTGCCATCCTCTGCATACTGTATATTTAAGTGTTCCAACTCGGCGATACAGCGAGACAGTGACTTCCGAGCTAATGCAGAATCATCGCAAATTAGTACTTTCATATTAACGGCTTGGGCTAACTTTCCTGAATCAATGTCACACTATAACCTTTTGATTCAA includes the following:
- a CDS encoding methyl-accepting chemotaxis protein, whose product is MRNLKKIGFSLSVIQISSMVFFSIILLVSGLSYIGVKGIERVGEQFSVLANKTLPLSTNNANLTQNVLTQVKMLNLGMGSDSPNELSSIAQNYKGLAQLADTQLKQLFDISSQFSKVITTAQKNALSDHLDGLANKAASVLQLQQQILATQTQLDEIVPGFRYGLSSIGPEMNRVSLFFIDENPAAADAASRFIASASSMESTFLMLLMENDKDKAQVSYREMRNRLAGIELAYDDFIVWYPDAAEFASLTAPYDMVKQGFSENGVLKLLLSKIELVEQQKAALKIAGRDVEATIGLLNALSQQAERLMDGSKVTVSSEINNIAYLLSVGTLAMVLMIFVFALGLRRWLKKGLLAITKPMASLNNHQFDHVAELRGPQEMKLIASQLNLVIENTRESLISVTNNCQTLYRTAETSKSAADQTNHSLDAQNNALQNMVITVGDLQSAIKEIAQVTCQSTEVAQQATQHSQQGGKAIEGNTLRLQALEKTLQTNEHSMADLEIKVGEISDVVDLISNIADNTNLLALNAAIEAARAGEQGRGFAVAADEVRHLASNTSKQTGNIRVMMQSLESAAHRVKAAVSDSRIEMTHAMQSSEDVKQTFSEIESSIGQIHQRVEQISVAAEEQERTTNEVSENIRHISSQGDSTKLQLETLIASAEEVADIGAQQQAMLNKYRLG
- a CDS encoding C40 family peptidase; the protein is MNNQLFTTISIIGVIWFLNGCSNTPENSSYANSTGSFPTVQTDHAMKKIYNEWNGVPYRWGGTNKSGIDCSAFTQIVMLEYSQTNLPRTTHQQVNVGSKVAYSKAKVGDLVFFKVSRKQNHVGVYIGGNEFMHASTSKGVIISRLDNPYWADAFWHFRRVN
- a CDS encoding DUF3802 family protein, which translates into the protein MVVETDGYLALIEHLTMNLDIFARAEGDTGDESIEDVATDLIVTNIMSLFEQNPELHSSVRFQLLKEADSVAEDLGEVLAGAWMKKATNEQIMFLDEYIALVKNLFDSAVATYD
- a CDS encoding diguanylate cyclase is translated as MTQVNAEIAEFHMALQIMDNMDTGLVVLDLDFNVCTWNSFMRSYSGIEAEFIIGKSVFDFFPDLPCHWLKAKMNATQKLKMRGFSSWEDREYLFKFNNFSPVSNGASVMYQNIVFMPLQSLDGEVTHICLMIHDVSDIAKKKLHLRESNQKLSHLSRTDGLTGLYNRAHWELCLSEQFSQCETLSSTATLVIFDIDFFKKVNDTYGHSAGDGVIRNTAYLLKKTARQGDSCGRYGGEEFTALLPNTSSEQALFFAERLRLRIEQSLVDTDGEQITYTISLGICEYKPTMRNYLQWLESADKALYSSKQNGRNRSTIFEESDE
- a CDS encoding response regulator — protein: MKVLICDDSALARKSLSRCIAELEHLNIQYAEDGNEALAILVEQNIDVLFLDLTMPTMGGYEVLAALPVSNHPTKVVVVSGDVQLAAQNRCMQLGAYAFIEKPLKPDVARPLFENLNLRYHDPRSHAATSPSLDPLSKFREITNIALGRGAAILSDHFGQFIQIPIPHVGVLSCGELTMLLEDVLHREGSVAVAQRFVGGGIHGEALVCMRGEHIPKMGEQLSYKVGEYTFNEVVLNIANLLVSSYLISLSEQINVPFSLRQPSVIDYFHQEINSIGLGQYEEIFTVEYTYVAENADFECEVLFLVDPLSVGAIKRVMESF